Proteins encoded within one genomic window of Candidatus Latescibacter sp.:
- the dapA gene encoding 4-hydroxy-tetrahydrodipicolinate synthase, translating into MNLKGIVTPVVTVFDAAENIDEKGYRKVIEYLIAHGVHGIFACGGQGEGYSLTASEKHRLLDICLETVAGRVPVLQGTGSITTRGAIEMTLAAKKAGADAAVVSTPYYISPSQEELYQHYKAILEAVDIPLYIYNNPWRTHLNILPETVARLCLLSENMKGIKDSSGDMGMTLGYKRLCGEKFEVFIGRDQLIYAGLLTGLDGAVAATSNAAIDIVVGIYREFTAGNLKASSEFQERLVPLREFFSAGTFPVVVKEAMTLQGLPAGPCRRPVGPLSEARRNELRGILKTMGLL; encoded by the coding sequence ATGAATCTGAAAGGCATTGTTACCCCGGTGGTCACGGTATTTGATGCCGCGGAAAATATCGACGAGAAAGGGTATAGGAAGGTTATCGAATACCTGATAGCTCACGGCGTTCACGGGATTTTCGCCTGCGGCGGGCAAGGGGAAGGATACAGCCTGACCGCAAGCGAAAAGCACCGCTTGCTTGATATTTGCCTTGAAACAGTCGCCGGGCGGGTTCCGGTGCTCCAGGGAACCGGCTCGATCACCACACGCGGCGCCATAGAAATGACCCTGGCAGCTAAAAAGGCGGGCGCCGATGCCGCAGTGGTCAGCACTCCTTACTACATCAGCCCCAGCCAGGAGGAGCTTTACCAGCATTACAAAGCCATCCTTGAAGCGGTGGATATTCCCCTGTACATCTACAACAACCCCTGGCGGACTCATCTGAATATACTGCCGGAAACAGTGGCCCGTCTTTGCCTGCTTTCGGAAAATATGAAGGGCATCAAGGATTCTAGCGGGGATATGGGAATGACTCTTGGGTACAAGCGGCTCTGCGGGGAAAAGTTCGAAGTGTTCATCGGCCGCGACCAGCTTATCTATGCCGGGCTTTTGACCGGCCTCGACGGCGCAGTCGCCGCCACTTCCAACGCCGCGATTGACATCGTGGTAGGGATTTATCGAGAATTCACTGCCGGGAATCTGAAAGCTTCCAGTGAATTCCAGGAGAGACTGGTTCCCCTGCGGGAGTTCTTCTCCGCGGGCACATTCCCGGTTGTGGTGAAGGAAGCCATGACACTGCAGGGGCTTCCCGCCGGGCCCTGCCGCCGCCCGGTCGGGCCGCTCTCCGAAGCCAGGCGCAACGAGCTGCGGGGCATCCTGAAAACTATGGGGCTGCTGTAA